One stretch of Punica granatum isolate Tunisia-2019 chromosome 5, ASM765513v2, whole genome shotgun sequence DNA includes these proteins:
- the LOC116208638 gene encoding proteasome subunit beta type-2-B, whose translation MECVFGVVGNGFTIVVADTSAVHSILNHKTNEDKIMVLDSHKLIAASGEAGDRVQFTEYIQKNVALYQFRNGIPLTTAAAANFTRGELATALRKNPYFVNILMAGYDKETGPSLYYVDYIATLHKVDKGAFGYGSYFALSMMDRHYHSGMSVEEAIDLVDKCIMEIKLRLCVAPQNYVIKIVDKDGAREYAWRQSVTDAGVIPA comes from the exons ATGGAGTGCGTGTTCGGGGTAGTCGGCAACGGCTTCACCATCGTCGTCGCCGACACGTCGGCCGTCCACAGCATACTCAACCACAAGACCAACGAGGACAAGATCATGGTCCTCGACTCCCACAAGCTCATTGCCGCCAGCGGCGAGGCGGGCGACCG GGTTCAGTTCACCGAGTATATACAGAAGAACGTGGCGCTGTACCAGTTCCGCAATGGGATTCCGTTGACCACCGCCGCGGCTGCCAACTTCACCCGAGGCGAGCTAGCCACTGCTCTGAGAAAG AACCCATATTTCGTGAATATTCTTATGGCTGGTTATGACAAGGAGACAGGCCCTTCCCTCTACTACGTCGATTACATTGCTACCCTTCACAAGGTCGATAAGGGCGCGTTTGGCTACGGGTCCTACTTCGCCCTCTCCATGATGGACAGGCATTACCACAGCGGGATGTCCGTAGAAGAAGCAATTGATTTGGTCGATAAGTGCATTATGGAGATCAAGTTGAGGTTGTGTGTGGCCCCGCAGAACTATGTGATCAAGATCGTGGACAAGGACGGGGCCCGTGAGTATGCATGGCGTCAATCTGTTACAGATGCAGGTGTCATTCCAGCTTGA
- the LOC116207410 gene encoding major pollen allergen Ole e 6-like — translation MAGRVAGLLVLCLVFATAVQVIRAQMLLDQYRQCFKDCHDSCETEGNGNTFCEMKCDGDCMAKETAAKLDKVRQDMAAGREAAQNSGR, via the exons ATGGCAGGCAGAGTGGCTGGTCTTTTGGTGCTGTGCCTTGTGTTTGCTACGGCAGTTCAGGTGATCCGAGCCCAGATGTTGTTGGATCAGTACCGACAGTGCTTCAAAGACTGCCATGACAGCTGTGAGACCGAGGGCAATGGCAACACCTTCTGCGAGATGAAGTGCGACGGCGACTGCATGGCCAAGGAAACCGCTG CTAAGCTGGATAAGGTCAGACAAGACATGGCTGCAGGGCGGGAAGCTGCTCAGAACTCGGGCCGATAG